Proteins encoded by one window of Arachis ipaensis cultivar K30076 chromosome B04, Araip1.1, whole genome shotgun sequence:
- the LOC107638423 gene encoding eukaryotic translation initiation factor 3 subunit K translates to MGREAPKQQQPPVAYTVEQLVAVNRYNPDILADLENYVNEQVSSQTYSLDANLCLLRLYQFEPDKMSSQIVARILVKALMAMPAPDFSLCLFLIPERVQMEEQFKTLIVLSHYLETGRFRQFWDEAAKNRHIVDAVPGFEQAVQGYAIHVLSLTYQKVPRTVLAEAINIEGLSLDKFLEHQVANYGWVIEKSQGKGQLIVLPKNEFNDPVLKKNSSDSVPLEHITRIFPILS, encoded by the exons ATGGGAAGAGAAGCACCAAAGCAGCAGCAGCCGCCGGTTGCATACACAGTAGAGCAGCTTGTTGCCGTAAATCGATATAATCCCGATATTCTTGCCGATCTCGAAAACTATGTCAACGAACAG GTTTCGTCGCAAACCTACAGCCTCGACGCAAATCTCTGCCTTCTTCGCCTCTACCag TTTGAACCGGATAAGATGAGTTCTCAGATTGTAGCCCGCATTTTGGTTAAG GCCCTTATGGCAATGCCAGCTCCAGATTTCAGCCTGTGTCTCTTTTTGATTCCTGAGCGGGTG CAAATGGAGGAGCAGTTTAAGACACTGATTGTTCTGTCACACTATTTGGAG ACAGGAAGGTTTCGTCAGTTCTGGGATGAAGCAGCAAAAAATCGTCATATAGTTGATGCCGTTCCAG GATTTGAGCAGGCAGTCCAAGGCTATGCTATTCATGTCCTTTCCTTGACTTACCAAAAGGTTCCTAGAACTGTGCTTGCTGAG GCAATCAACATAGAAGGTTTATCCTTGGACAAATTCCTCGAGCACCAAGTAGCCAACTATGGTTGGGTCATAGAGAAGAGCCAAGGCAAGGGTCAGCTCATTGTCCTTCCCAAAAATGAATTTAATGACCCAGTTTTGAAGAAAAATTCCTCAGATAGTGTACCATTGGAGCATATTACTCGCATCTTTCCCATTCTTAGTTGA
- the LOC107638424 gene encoding phosphoinositide phosphatase SAC3, translating into MASSENEPSPHSPPPPSPPASEEVSLPSHVCMQKFRLYETRSNFYMIGRDKSRTYWRVLKIDRLDPCELNLREDSTTYTESECSDLLRRIHEGNKATGGLKFVTTCYGIVGFIKFLGPYYMLLITKRRQIGAICGHTVYAVSKTEMIPLPNSLVRPDIINSKHENRYKKLLCTVDLTKDFFFSYSYHIMRSLQRNMCDNETGHVLYETMFVWNEFLTRGIRNHLQNTLWTVALVYGYFKQDTLTISGQDFILTLIARRSRHYAGTRYLRRGVNENGRVANDVETEQIVFEDVPEGLPIQISSVVQNRGSIPLFWSQETSRLNIKPDIILSKKDQNYQATRLHFENLMKRYGNPIIILNLIKTHEKKPRESILRSEFANAIDFINKDLSEEDRLRFLHWDLHKHFQSKATNVLVLLGKVASYALTLTGFFYCQVPPTLRSEDYLKWPCTDNVDKESLSPAGHVGDENEDANNLERKPSGRDNDADGNNSIKPPMLQRGVLRTNCIDCLDRTNVAQYAYGLAALGRQLHALGVIEHPRIDINDPVADDLMGFYERMGDTLAHQYGGSAAHNKIFSERRGQWRAAIQSQEFFRTLQRYYSNAYMDAEKQDAINVFLGDLEPHGKPALWELGADQHFDAGRYRDDDARSIMKRSFSDGNILRDTSTPMSAPDAKDEQFSNASMPDRSGEASKPFCESSPDISTTESDMSFSRYTPSMPRRQLFGDMQRERFHESDHIYYSDHGDSFSCSNFVDLDWLSSSGNSCEDELYDRSSITNSPVTGLSSENITNGMVEAAPSTSDLASSSLKGRERAESELSCGNAQSDAKSNVPDEFPDTFVEWVTYGQTLCH; encoded by the exons ATGGCGTCTTCAGAGAATGAGCCTTCTCCTcactctcctcctcctccttctcctcctgcCTCTGAAGAAGTTAGTCTTCCTTCGCACGTTTGTATGCAGAAATTCAGGCTCTACGAGACTCGATCG AACTTTTATATGATAGGAAGGGACAAGAGCAGGACATATTGGAGAGTGTTAAAGATTGATCGCCTAGATCCTTGTGAGCTAAACTTGCGGGAAGATTCAACCACATACACAGAAAGTGAATGTTCTGATCTGTTGCGCCGGATACATGAGGGTAACAAGGCCACGGGTGGCCTGAAATTTGTTACAACTTGTTATGGAATTGTTG GGTTCATCAAATTTCTGGGACCTTACTACATGCTGCTTATAACGAAAAGAAGGCAAATTGGTGCAATCTGTGGTCACACAGTATATGCTGTCTCAAAGACTGAGATGATTCCGCTGCCTAATTCTTTGGTTCGGCCTGATATCATCAATTCTAAACACGAAAACAG ATACAAGAAGCTGCTGTGCACAGTCGACCTTACAAAGGATTTCTTTTTCAGCTACTCATATCACATTATGCGTAGTCTTCAAAGAAACATGTGTGATAATGAGACAGGCCATGTCCTTTATGAGACCATGTTTGTGTGGAATGAATTCTTGACACGAGGAATTAGGAATCACCTCCAGAATACTCTTTGGACAGTTGCTCTAGTTTATGGCTATTTTAAACAG GACACACTAACGATATCTGGGCAGGATTTCATACTCACACTTATTGCAAGGCGATCACGTCATTATGCTGGAACTAG ATATTTAAGGCGAGGTGTGAATGAGAATGGTAGAGTTGCTAATGATGTTGAGACAGAACAAATCGTATTTGAAGATGTTCCAGAAGGTCTACCCATCCAAATAAGTTCTGTTGTTCAGAACCGTGGTTCGATCCCTCTTTTCTGGTCGCAGGAAACTTCACGTCTAAATATTAAACCAGATATTATAT TGTCAAAGAAGGATCAGAATTATCAAGCCACCAGACTTCATTTTGAAAATCTTATGAAAAGATATGGAAATCccataataattttaaatttaataaag ACGCACGAGAAGAAGCCTCGTGAATCCATACTTCGCTCCGAGTTTGCTAATGCAATAGATTTCATTAATAAAGATTTATCTGAGGAGGACAGGCTTAGGTTCCTTCACTGGGATCTGCACAAACATTTTCAAAG CAAAGCTACAAATGTGTTGGTGCTTTTGGGCAAAGTGGCTTCATATGCCTTGACATTAACTGGTTTTTTCTACTGCCAAGTACCACCAACATTGAGGTCAGAAGATTATCTCAAATGGCCGTGTACTGA TAATGTCGATAAGGAAAGCTTGTCACCTGCTGGACATGTTGGTGATGAAAACGAGGATGCTAATAATTTAGAGAGGAAACCTAGTGGACGAGATAATGATGCTGATGGAAATAATTCTATCAAACCACCCATGTTGCAGAGGGGTGTGCTCAGGACCAATTGCATAGACTGCTTAGATCGCACAAATGTTGCTCAGTATGCATATGGGTTGGCCGCACTTGGCCGCCAGCTCCATGCTTTGGGAGTTATAGAACACCCAAGGATTGACATCAATGATCCCGTAGCTGATGATCTTATGGGGTTTTATGAGCGGATGGGTGATACACTTGCACATCAGTATGGTGGTTCTGCTGCACACAATAAG ATATTTTCGGAGAGGAGAGGCCAATGGAGAGCTGCAATACAGTCACAGGAGTTCTTCAGGACTCTTCAACGCTATTACAGCAATGCATATATGGATGCTGAGAAACAAGATGCAATTAATGT ATTCTTGGGAGATTTAGAGCCACATGGTAAACCTGCTCTATGGGAGTTGGGTGCAGATCAGCACTTTGATGCAGGGAGATATCGAGATGATGATGCAAG GTCAATTATGAAGAGATCCTTCTCAGACGGAAACATTCTTCGTGATACTTCTACACCTATGTCAGCCCCGGATGCCAAGGATGAACAATTCTCAAATGCAAGCATGCCAGACCGATCTGGAGAAGCAAGCAAGCCCTTTTGCGAGTCATCTCCTGATATATCTACTACTGAGAGTGACATGTCATTTTCAAG GTATACTCCCTCAATGCCTCGGAGACAGCTTTTTGGAGACATGCAACGAGAACGCTTCCATGAAAGTGACCATATTTACTATTCTGATCACGGGGATTCTTTCAGCTGCTCCAACTTTGTTGACTTGGATTGGCTATCTTCTTCTGGGAATTCATGTGAAGATGAGCTATATGACAG GTCATCAATTACCAACTCTCCAGTTACCGGGCTTTCTTCAGAAAATATTACCAATGGAATGGTAGAAGCTGCTCCATCCACTAGTGATTTGGCCAGTTCCAGCCTCAAG GGAAGGGAACGAGCTGAATCAGAGTTATCTTGTGGTAATGCACAAAGTGATGCCAAGTCCAACGTGCCGGATGAATTCCCTGACACTTTTGTTGAATGGGTAACTTATGGTCAGACACTTTGCCATTGA